A window of the Candidatus Hydrogenedentota bacterium genome harbors these coding sequences:
- a CDS encoding PQQ-like beta-propeller repeat protein, producing MKFLPFSLACLAFLAALSPVSLAQDSPRFRGPQGDGKFAGEQLLKSWPEGGPALAWTARGLGAGYSSPSIANGVIYVSGMTPDETGRIFLLHMDGSAAGDIPYGKETLNPQAPGPRSTPTIEDDRLYILSGLGVVYCVDLAGKTVLWQVDLLDRFQAENTTWNYAESLLIDGDNVICTPGGKLGLIAALNKDTGETVWATTGLQDMASYCSPTIAVHNGHRILLTETAKFVVGVNPGTGALLWSHPHETEYDIHAVTPIYDKGLVYYSGGYGSGGGALELSEDAASVTLKWTDQTLDCQHHGVVLVDGYLYGTSQKGRLVCLEMATGQEMWQTREVRQGVTIYADGMLYVYEGPQRGVVSLVKAQPGGFERTGQFTVTEGDGNHWAHPVIVDGLLYIRHGDALLAYRVKE from the coding sequence ATGAAGTTTCTTCCATTCTCGCTCGCTTGTCTTGCTTTTCTGGCAGCGCTCAGTCCGGTTTCCCTGGCTCAGGACTCGCCCCGGTTCCGCGGCCCGCAAGGCGACGGAAAGTTCGCGGGTGAACAACTGTTGAAGTCCTGGCCGGAGGGCGGCCCGGCGCTCGCATGGACCGCGCGCGGTCTCGGCGCCGGCTACTCCTCCCCGTCCATCGCCAACGGTGTGATCTATGTGTCCGGGATGACTCCGGACGAGACGGGCCGCATCTTCTTGCTGCACATGGACGGGAGCGCCGCGGGCGACATCCCCTATGGCAAGGAGACGTTGAATCCGCAGGCGCCGGGCCCCCGCTCAACCCCGACCATCGAAGACGACCGGCTTTACATCCTGTCGGGGCTCGGCGTCGTCTACTGCGTTGACCTTGCCGGGAAGACGGTGCTCTGGCAAGTGGACCTGCTCGACCGGTTTCAGGCCGAAAACACGACCTGGAACTACGCCGAGTCGCTGCTCATCGACGGCGACAACGTGATCTGCACGCCCGGCGGCAAGCTGGGCCTTATAGCCGCGCTCAACAAGGATACCGGCGAGACGGTCTGGGCTACGACAGGCCTCCAGGACATGGCCTCGTACTGTTCGCCCACGATTGCGGTGCACAACGGCCACCGGATTCTGCTCACGGAGACGGCCAAGTTCGTTGTCGGCGTCAATCCCGGCACGGGCGCTCTGCTCTGGTCGCATCCCCACGAGACCGAATACGACATCCACGCCGTGACGCCCATTTATGACAAGGGGCTCGTCTACTACTCCGGCGGCTATGGTTCGGGCGGCGGCGCGCTCGAATTATCCGAGGACGCGGCTTCCGTAACCCTCAAGTGGACCGACCAGACGCTCGATTGCCAGCACCACGGCGTCGTGCTCGTCGATGGATATCTGTACGGCACGAGCCAGAAAGGCAGGCTGGTATGCCTGGAAATGGCCACGGGCCAGGAAATGTGGCAAACCCGCGAGGTGCGTCAGGGCGTCACCATCTATGCGGACGGCATGCTATACGTCTATGAAGGGCCGCAGCGCGGCGTCGTCAGCCTCGTCAAGGCGCAGCCAGGCGGCTTTGAACGCACCGGACAATTCACGGTCACGGAAGGAGACGGCAACCACTGGGCGCATCCCGT